The Nitrosospira lacus genome window below encodes:
- a CDS encoding glycosyltransferase family 39 protein, giving the protein MVVPTLNEADNIDPLLTRLFALNLAPGSFEVIFVDDGSCDGTPDRVRAWESHLNVRLVERREKPDLTGSILAGVSLAQSDVIVVMNADLSHPPERLPALVAPVLDGSHDVAVGSRYVLGGSTVGWPLHHQWLARMGGWFTRPICDVSDASSGFLAFRRQLAATIAEHARGNKILLELLMAGGGKLRVVEVPVCFHNRAHGTFKVSLHHQWIYLQRLMTLAGGTVSFGTTGRFAAVGLFGAVIDILLFQWFMSRGVGLALAHSVSFFAAAAVTYPLNSKWSFPPLHAGYPQWHRFGRFLMVGLFALLMRGGILALLVHGWHVPATLAIFPAVALTAAVNYLGTAFYVLPVRQNSPPADVRWRVASFGIVVFAVLLRLIYLGETQLIPDEAYYWNYAQHMELSFLDHPPMVAWLIWLGTAIAGDNEFGVRVGAFICGLIAMGYLYALARNLYDKTTGMRAVLLLAILPFGFVPGMLMTADAPLMAAWAATLYYMERMLLGPDGNRAWLGLGIAFGLGILSKYTLGLLGPAALLFVILDPASRRWLRCPQPYLAAGLALVMFSPVIIWNMEHNWVSILFQSERATGIGNKFSLHWLFLHMLLMLTPVGLVAAAMALGPGGDDRLDSRTARCRLFVRVFTGVPLAVFFCLSLFGAPKFHWTGPVWLALLPTMAWMMGQEGELSTLASRVRAAWKPTIAVFLFLYAFALHYVVLGIPGVPYVGFGEHYFWREATHEVEQIVATVQRQTGQKPIVVGMSRWSVATSLTFYNKSENGEPMDIRSRNLFGDKAAMYDFWYPPDPPTSRPIILVGMVPKELERNRQGHGIGSMLAQPGPILERTIFREGKPLRKVYYRIAQGYLGQMNQPCLEEKC; this is encoded by the coding sequence GTGGTGGTTCCCACGCTTAACGAAGCAGATAATATTGATCCGTTATTAACCCGCCTGTTTGCCTTGAACCTGGCGCCGGGTAGTTTTGAGGTCATTTTTGTCGATGACGGTTCGTGTGATGGAACTCCCGACCGGGTGCGCGCCTGGGAGAGCCACCTGAACGTGAGACTGGTTGAGCGGCGCGAGAAGCCGGACCTGACAGGCTCGATTCTGGCTGGTGTGTCGCTGGCGCAGAGCGATGTCATCGTCGTGATGAATGCCGATCTCAGCCATCCGCCCGAGCGGCTGCCGGCTCTGGTTGCCCCAGTGCTGGACGGCAGCCATGACGTGGCTGTTGGCAGCCGCTATGTATTAGGCGGCAGTACAGTGGGATGGCCGTTACACCATCAATGGTTGGCGCGCATGGGTGGCTGGTTTACCCGCCCTATCTGTGATGTGAGTGACGCGTCCTCGGGATTCCTTGCCTTCCGCCGGCAGCTGGCCGCCACTATTGCCGAACACGCTCGCGGAAACAAAATCCTCCTCGAACTCCTCATGGCCGGCGGGGGTAAACTCCGAGTCGTGGAAGTGCCTGTTTGCTTTCACAATCGCGCACATGGCACCTTCAAGGTGTCGCTTCATCATCAATGGATTTATCTGCAACGCCTGATGACGCTAGCCGGGGGCACGGTTTCCTTTGGCACAACCGGCCGGTTTGCTGCGGTGGGGCTGTTTGGCGCGGTGATCGACATTCTGTTGTTCCAGTGGTTCATGAGCCGTGGCGTCGGCCTCGCGCTGGCGCATAGCGTGAGTTTCTTCGCCGCCGCCGCGGTGACTTACCCGCTCAATTCGAAATGGTCATTCCCGCCCCTCCACGCAGGTTATCCGCAGTGGCATCGTTTTGGCCGTTTCCTGATGGTGGGGCTATTCGCCTTGCTGATGCGCGGCGGCATCCTGGCATTGCTGGTCCATGGTTGGCATGTGCCCGCCACGCTGGCCATTTTTCCCGCTGTTGCGCTTACGGCCGCCGTAAACTATCTCGGTACTGCCTTCTATGTACTTCCCGTCCGGCAGAATTCTCCCCCGGCAGATGTACGCTGGCGGGTAGCTTCGTTCGGTATTGTCGTTTTTGCCGTCTTGCTGCGCCTGATCTACCTGGGGGAGACACAGCTGATTCCCGATGAGGCGTATTACTGGAATTACGCCCAACATATGGAATTGAGTTTTCTGGATCACCCGCCCATGGTGGCGTGGCTGATCTGGCTGGGTACCGCCATCGCTGGCGATAACGAATTCGGTGTCAGGGTCGGGGCCTTTATCTGCGGCCTGATCGCCATGGGCTACTTATATGCGTTGGCGCGTAACCTGTACGATAAAACGACCGGTATGCGCGCGGTGCTGCTGTTGGCCATATTGCCATTCGGCTTTGTTCCGGGCATGTTAATGACAGCGGATGCACCCCTGATGGCCGCGTGGGCCGCTACATTGTACTATATGGAACGAATGCTGCTGGGCCCGGATGGCAATCGGGCCTGGCTGGGCCTGGGCATTGCCTTCGGCTTGGGGATACTGTCCAAGTATACGTTGGGCCTGCTGGGTCCGGCGGCATTGCTATTCGTGATCCTTGATCCCGCCTCGCGCCGCTGGCTGCGCTGTCCGCAACCATACCTCGCCGCCGGGCTTGCCCTGGTGATGTTCTCGCCAGTCATTATCTGGAACATGGAACATAATTGGGTCTCGATTCTGTTCCAGTCGGAGCGGGCCACCGGAATAGGCAACAAGTTCTCCTTGCATTGGCTGTTTCTCCACATGCTGCTGATGCTGACGCCGGTAGGACTGGTGGCTGCGGCCATGGCGCTGGGGCCAGGGGGGGATGACCGCCTCGATTCCCGTACGGCGAGGTGCCGCCTGTTTGTGAGGGTATTCACCGGCGTACCGCTGGCGGTATTTTTTTGCCTGAGTCTGTTCGGTGCGCCCAAATTTCATTGGACCGGCCCCGTGTGGCTGGCATTGCTGCCGACAATGGCGTGGATGATGGGGCAGGAAGGGGAGTTGAGCACCCTCGCCAGCCGCGTGCGTGCGGCCTGGAAGCCTACCATCGCGGTTTTTCTGTTCCTCTATGCATTTGCGCTGCACTATGTGGTGCTCGGCATTCCCGGCGTCCCCTACGTGGGTTTTGGCGAACACTATTTCTGGCGCGAAGCAACCCATGAAGTCGAGCAGATTGTGGCAACGGTTCAACGCCAGACCGGCCAGAAGCCCATTGTGGTGGGCATGAGCCGATGGTCGGTGGCAACTTCGCTGACTTTTTACAACAAGAGCGAGAACGGCGAGCCGATGGATATACGCTCCCGAAATCTGTTCGGCGACAAGGCTGCCATGTATGATTTCTGGTATCCGCCTGATCCGCCGACGAGCCGGCCCATCATTCTGGTGGGTATGGTGCCCAAGGAACTGGAGCGCAACCGGCAAGGCCACGGGATTGGTTCTATGCTGGCGCAACCTGGCCCGATACTTGAGCGAACAATCTTCCGGGAAGGTAAGCCGCTGCGCAAAGTCTATTACCGCATCGCGCAGGGGTATCTGGGACAAATGAACCAACCATGCCTGGAGGAAAAATGCTGA
- the typA gene encoding translational GTPase TypA: MSRSIRNIAIIAHVDHGKTTLVDKLLHQAGSFAAHQHIAERVMDSSDIERERGITILAKNCAVDYEGVHINIVDTPGHADFGGEVERVLSMVDGVLLLVDAVEGPMPQTRFVTKKALALGLHPIVVVNKIDRPGARPDWVVNHTFDLFDKLGANEEQLDFPVVYASALNGYAMMDLKQANTDMRPLFDTILRHVPAPVGNPDEPLQLQISALDYSSFVGRIGIGRISRGRLKPGQDVMVLAGNSAPKKARVNQVLGFRGIERVQLEEALAGDIVLINGVEELGIGTTLADIDQPEALPMSMVDEPTLTMNFQVNTSPFAGKEGKFVTSRQLRERLEKELLTNVAMKLEDTGDTDSFLVSGRGELHLTILLESMRREGYELAVSRPHVVIREIDGVKCEPFEMLTVDVEESHQGAVMEALGARRGDLQDMVSDERGRVRLDYRIPARGLIGFQSDFMTMTRGTGLMSHVFDEYAPMRPEIAARRNGVLISAEQGEAVAYALWKLQERGRMFVSPGDRLYEGMVIGIHSRDNDLVVNPIKGKQLTNVRASGTDEAVTLTPPIQLTLESAIEFIADDELVEITPKTIRVRKRFLQEHERKKASRAAA, encoded by the coding sequence ATGTCAAGATCCATTCGCAATATCGCTATCATCGCCCACGTCGATCACGGCAAGACCACATTGGTGGATAAGCTATTGCATCAGGCGGGTTCTTTCGCCGCGCACCAGCACATTGCCGAGCGGGTGATGGATTCCAGCGATATTGAGCGCGAGCGCGGCATCACCATACTCGCCAAGAACTGTGCGGTGGACTACGAAGGCGTGCATATCAATATCGTGGATACGCCCGGCCATGCCGATTTTGGCGGTGAGGTGGAGCGCGTGCTATCGATGGTGGATGGCGTGCTGCTGCTGGTGGACGCGGTCGAGGGTCCCATGCCGCAAACTCGTTTCGTCACCAAAAAAGCGCTGGCACTCGGATTGCATCCCATCGTAGTGGTCAACAAGATCGACCGTCCCGGCGCGCGCCCGGACTGGGTGGTGAACCACACCTTCGATTTGTTCGACAAGCTGGGAGCGAATGAAGAGCAACTGGATTTTCCTGTGGTCTATGCCTCGGCACTCAACGGCTACGCCATGATGGATTTGAAACAGGCCAACACCGATATGCGCCCGCTGTTTGACACCATACTCAGGCACGTTCCGGCACCCGTCGGCAATCCCGATGAACCGCTGCAGCTGCAGATCAGCGCGCTGGACTATTCCAGTTTTGTCGGGCGCATCGGTATTGGCCGCATCAGCCGCGGCCGGCTCAAGCCTGGCCAGGACGTAATGGTACTGGCGGGAAATAGTGCGCCGAAGAAAGCCAGGGTCAATCAGGTATTGGGTTTTCGTGGCATCGAACGCGTGCAGTTGGAGGAGGCGCTGGCGGGCGACATTGTCTTGATCAATGGGGTGGAGGAACTTGGTATCGGTACGACCTTGGCTGATATCGATCAGCCCGAAGCGTTGCCGATGTCTATGGTGGATGAGCCCACGCTGACAATGAATTTTCAAGTGAATACATCACCTTTTGCCGGAAAGGAAGGCAAATTCGTTACCAGCCGGCAATTGCGTGAGCGCCTTGAAAAAGAGCTGCTTACCAATGTTGCGATGAAGCTGGAGGATACCGGCGACACCGACTCGTTTCTGGTTTCCGGGCGAGGTGAGTTGCACCTGACTATTCTGCTCGAAAGTATGCGGCGCGAAGGCTATGAGCTGGCGGTGTCGCGCCCCCATGTGGTGATCCGCGAAATAGACGGTGTCAAATGCGAGCCGTTCGAGATGTTGACCGTGGATGTGGAAGAATCCCATCAGGGGGCGGTTATGGAGGCGCTGGGCGCGCGCCGTGGTGATTTGCAGGATATGGTGTCGGATGAACGCGGAAGAGTGCGGCTCGATTACCGTATTCCCGCGCGCGGACTGATTGGCTTTCAATCCGACTTCATGACCATGACGCGCGGCACAGGGCTCATGAGTCACGTGTTCGATGAATATGCGCCCATGCGGCCGGAAATCGCTGCGCGCCGCAACGGCGTACTGATTTCCGCCGAGCAGGGCGAGGCTGTGGCCTACGCGTTGTGGAAATTGCAAGAGCGTGGGCGCATGTTCGTCAGTCCCGGCGATCGCCTGTATGAAGGCATGGTAATCGGTATTCACAGCCGCGATAATGATCTGGTTGTCAACCCCATCAAGGGGAAGCAGCTTACCAACGTACGTGCTTCGGGAACCGACGAAGCCGTGACCCTGACCCCACCGATTCAGCTCACGCTGGAGTCGGCGATCGAATTCATCGCCGACGATGAGCTGGTGGAGATCACGCCCAAGACCATTCGTGTCCGCAAGCGTTTCCTGCAGGAACACGAGCGCAAGAAAGCCTCGCGGGCTGCCGCGTAA
- a CDS encoding DUF4139 domain-containing protein: MLKTLTVNMMAASLIMFHPQGVAAPGDQKDEKVTTAVEQKEVAVTIYNDDLALVKDARRVKLERDFNKLAWREVSARMRPETAQLRNVTHPAGFRLQEQNFDFDLLTPEKLLEKYLGKEVTVIRTHPATGAETRETAAVLATHGGTVLKFADRIETGIPGRLAFSGVPQNLRDKPTLVISLVNAIAGEQNLELSYLTSGLSWHADYVAELNERDDQLDFNGWVTLTNQSGTTYTNARLQLVAGDLNRVRKPSPMSRDMVAMAAKTAEVEEMKQESLFEYHLYMLQRTTTLAENQTKQVALLSATTVPVRKEFLMTGANYYYFGQYGDMGQKLKVGVFVEFQNKGEGLGVPLPKGIVRVYKKDTQGNAQFVGEDQIDHTPRNEVVRLKLGDAFDVTADKKQTDFQRRGGEGRHNVVFETAYQIVLKNAKKEAVTVTVREPVPDDWTMISESQPHTKVASDVAEWKVSVPADGRTTLTYRVRVKHRERG; this comes from the coding sequence ATGCTGAAGACATTGACGGTCAACATGATGGCTGCAAGCCTGATAATGTTTCATCCTCAGGGCGTTGCAGCGCCCGGAGACCAGAAAGATGAGAAAGTGACCACCGCCGTGGAACAAAAGGAAGTGGCTGTTACGATCTACAATGATGATCTGGCCCTGGTGAAGGATGCGCGCAGGGTGAAACTCGAACGGGATTTTAATAAACTGGCCTGGCGGGAGGTTTCCGCCCGGATGCGTCCCGAAACGGCGCAGTTGCGCAATGTGACTCATCCCGCCGGGTTTCGCTTGCAGGAGCAGAATTTCGATTTTGATCTGCTGACGCCCGAGAAGCTGCTGGAGAAGTATCTTGGCAAGGAGGTGACGGTCATTCGCACCCATCCGGCAACGGGTGCGGAAACCAGAGAAACGGCTGCAGTGCTTGCCACTCATGGCGGCACCGTGCTCAAATTTGCCGATCGCATCGAAACCGGTATTCCGGGGCGTCTGGCATTCTCCGGCGTGCCGCAGAACCTGCGCGATAAACCGACCCTGGTCATCTCACTCGTTAATGCCATCGCAGGAGAACAGAATCTTGAACTTTCCTACCTGACTTCCGGGTTGTCATGGCACGCCGACTATGTGGCCGAACTGAATGAACGCGACGATCAACTTGATTTTAATGGCTGGGTTACTTTGACCAACCAAAGTGGAACCACCTATACGAATGCCAGATTGCAACTGGTGGCCGGGGATCTGAACCGGGTGCGCAAACCGTCCCCCATGTCGCGCGACATGGTGGCCATGGCGGCAAAGACGGCCGAGGTCGAGGAAATGAAGCAGGAGTCGCTGTTTGAGTATCATCTTTATATGCTGCAGCGCACCACGACGTTGGCGGAAAACCAAACCAAGCAGGTGGCGCTGCTGTCCGCGACCACTGTGCCGGTCAGGAAAGAATTTCTGATGACGGGTGCAAATTATTATTATTTCGGCCAGTACGGCGATATGGGCCAGAAGCTGAAAGTGGGCGTGTTTGTCGAATTTCAGAATAAAGGCGAAGGCCTAGGTGTACCGCTGCCCAAGGGGATAGTCCGCGTTTACAAGAAGGATACGCAGGGGAATGCCCAGTTTGTGGGAGAAGACCAGATTGATCATACACCCAGGAACGAGGTGGTTCGTTTGAAGCTGGGCGACGCGTTCGATGTGACAGCCGACAAGAAACAGACGGATTTCCAGAGGCGGGGCGGGGAAGGGCGCCATAACGTCGTATTTGAAACCGCTTATCAGATCGTATTAAAGAATGCCAAGAAGGAGGCGGTTACGGTGACTGTGCGGGAGCCGGTGCCGGATGACTGGACCATGATATCGGAATCGCAGCCTCATACCAAGGTGGCTTCCGATGTTGCTGAATGGAAAGTATCCGTTCCCGCGGATGGCAGGACCACGCTCACTTACCGCGT
- a CDS encoding PEP-CTERM sorting domain-containing protein has translation MNILSKSVIAALALAGMVSTATASGVITSVTASGPGLESFSVLSNSTNPNTLGFSNVFSGAGPITLTFTVAHGTGNGGAYDVTGLITNNTTLPFTDFHLSITEPADVKGNGVVFTSFKSSMLGNFLLASPSVAQPDPFHPTGPRDLNFTEGLAAGEAINAGFNLKMFDPGAGNTYTFTLTQTPTVSVVPEPETYAMLLAGLGLIGFIATHRRGKTKHLT, from the coding sequence ATGAATATTTTGTCAAAATCTGTTATAGCGGCTTTAGCGTTAGCGGGAATGGTTTCCACTGCAACGGCCTCGGGTGTTATTACCAGTGTGACGGCCAGCGGACCAGGGCTGGAGTCATTTTCTGTTCTCAGCAATTCCACTAATCCCAACACGCTGGGTTTTTCCAACGTCTTTTCCGGTGCCGGCCCGATTACGCTGACGTTTACGGTAGCGCACGGTACGGGCAATGGAGGAGCCTACGACGTGACTGGATTGATCACCAACAATACGACCTTGCCATTTACTGATTTCCACTTGAGTATTACTGAGCCGGCCGATGTAAAGGGTAACGGTGTGGTGTTTACCAGCTTCAAATCATCTATGCTAGGTAATTTTCTGCTTGCTTCGCCTTCTGTGGCTCAACCAGACCCTTTTCACCCCACCGGTCCGCGTGATCTGAATTTCACCGAAGGATTGGCTGCCGGAGAGGCCATAAATGCGGGATTTAATCTTAAAATGTTCGATCCAGGCGCGGGAAACACGTATACCTTTACGCTGACACAAACGCCCACCGTGAGCGTCGTTCCGGAACCGGAAACTTATGCCATGCTATTGGCAGGTCTTGGGTTGATAGGCTTTATTGCCACGCACAGGCGTGGCAAAACAAAGCATCTAACCTGA
- a CDS encoding exosortase system-associated protein, TIGR04073 family has protein sequence MKNMLKPVLVISALFFFSSQAAMADSYPEKVGDKLAHGIANTVTGIGEIPKNIIIDTNRKGPAYGIPVGFLTGIIHGIGRTLTGAVDLITFIIPTKPIIYPDYIWKDFDKETHYHPDWKLQ, from the coding sequence ATGAAAAATATGTTGAAACCGGTGCTGGTGATATCCGCGTTATTCTTTTTCTCATCCCAGGCAGCAATGGCCGACAGTTACCCGGAGAAAGTGGGCGATAAACTTGCACACGGCATTGCCAATACAGTCACCGGTATCGGAGAGATTCCCAAAAACATTATCATAGACACCAATCGAAAAGGCCCTGCGTACGGAATCCCGGTTGGCTTCCTGACCGGCATTATACATGGGATCGGGCGCACCTTGACCGGAGCGGTAGATCTGATCACGTTTATTATTCCCACCAAGCCGATAATTTACCCCGACTATATCTGGAAAGATTTCGATAAGGAAACGCATTACCATCCTGACTGGAAATTGCAGTAA
- a CDS encoding ComEA family DNA-binding protein encodes MKKSLITIVTLLTFTGSAYAAVNINTATQAELQTLKGITAAKAKAIIDYRSKAGSFKSTDDLEKVEGVNSHTVDMQQLRRDITLTGPTVLRNESKPAGK; translated from the coding sequence ATGAAAAAGTCGCTTATTACCATTGTCACGTTGCTAACGTTTACCGGTAGCGCTTACGCGGCCGTCAACATCAATACCGCTACCCAGGCCGAGCTTCAGACTCTCAAAGGCATCACCGCCGCCAAAGCCAAGGCGATCATCGACTATCGTTCAAAGGCGGGCTCATTCAAGTCGACGGATGATCTCGAAAAGGTTGAGGGTGTTAACAGCCATACTGTGGATATGCAGCAGCTCCGCAGGGATATTACGCTTACCGGACCCACCGTGCTCAGAAACGAAAGCAAGCCTGCAGGCAAGTAG
- a CDS encoding phosphotransferase, whose product MKHNILANHPDGLTDGWAQQIVNSHYPNVMVSSVAIVSVQVGTTTRIRLSVKHNGPEKLPRQWFVKLPSLAWRARLITALPRLLHTEVRFYNEAAQAVPVAMPGILAAQSSLGRGAILVLTDVTESGGVTGNPADALTVEQALLVVQQLARLHAHFWNKADLEKTYYWLNGPVRRLEDHLGTALAVPLMKRGLRQAGKLISRPLHASAIHYAQHRRRVMHYLSNTPQTLVHHDCHPGNLFWSRSKPGLLDWQLVRVGEGVGDVAYFLATALDPKVRRLHEANLLSIYGKELRDHGIAGIDTENLMRRYRAHLTYPFEAMVVSLAVGGMMELESNHELIRRTAAAIEDLDAFSAIPI is encoded by the coding sequence ATGAAACATAATATCCTTGCAAACCATCCCGATGGCCTAACTGATGGGTGGGCGCAACAGATAGTTAACAGTCACTATCCCAACGTAATGGTATCAAGCGTCGCCATTGTTTCTGTTCAGGTCGGCACCACCACGCGAATCCGTCTCTCAGTTAAACATAACGGACCGGAAAAGCTGCCTAGGCAGTGGTTTGTAAAGCTGCCATCACTGGCATGGCGCGCGCGACTGATCACGGCATTACCAAGGCTGTTGCATACCGAGGTACGTTTCTATAATGAGGCAGCCCAAGCAGTTCCCGTTGCCATGCCCGGAATCCTGGCGGCGCAGAGCAGCCTTGGCAGGGGCGCCATATTGGTGCTCACCGACGTTACGGAATCCGGCGGGGTTACCGGTAATCCAGCGGACGCTCTGACTGTGGAACAAGCTTTACTGGTTGTTCAGCAGCTCGCCCGCCTTCATGCCCACTTCTGGAATAAGGCAGATCTCGAGAAAACCTACTATTGGCTGAATGGACCCGTTCGCCGCCTTGAAGACCACCTGGGCACAGCGCTGGCGGTTCCATTGATGAAACGGGGGTTACGTCAAGCGGGTAAGCTTATATCACGGCCTCTCCATGCGTCGGCTATACATTATGCGCAGCATCGCCGCCGAGTGATGCATTATCTTTCGAATACACCCCAGACACTGGTCCATCATGATTGTCATCCCGGCAATTTATTCTGGAGCCGATCCAAACCTGGCCTCCTTGATTGGCAACTCGTCCGTGTTGGCGAGGGGGTCGGTGATGTTGCCTATTTCCTGGCAACCGCGCTTGACCCCAAAGTCAGACGGCTTCATGAAGCAAATCTGTTGTCAATTTATGGGAAGGAACTTCGGGATCACGGAATCGCCGGCATCGACACCGAAAATCTTATGCGGAGATATCGGGCACACCTTACATATCCTTTCGAAGCAATGGTTGTGTCCCTTGCGGTCGGTGGAATGATGGAGTTGGAAAGCAATCATGAGCTCATTCGCAGAACTGCTGCCGCGATCGAGGATCTCGATGCCTTTTCCGCTATTCCGATATGA
- a CDS encoding RrF2 family transcriptional regulator, protein MILSRTTQYAIQALIYMATQPPGVAVLNRTIAEHLNSPPTYLAKILQELCRGNLLYSFRGKQGGFCLREKSDKINLMQIVRLTEGPEFTEGCVLGLKVCSDKTACPMHTKWWPIKQEIVKLLQNQTLEMLAEMVASGKYQLTDFPGAVLGDLKLPT, encoded by the coding sequence GTGATCCTGTCCCGTACAACCCAGTATGCTATTCAGGCCCTGATATACATGGCCACGCAGCCGCCCGGTGTAGCGGTATTGAATCGTACGATTGCCGAACACCTGAACTCGCCGCCTACTTATCTGGCCAAGATTTTGCAGGAATTGTGCAGGGGTAATCTGCTATATTCTTTTCGTGGCAAGCAAGGTGGCTTCTGCTTGCGGGAAAAGAGCGATAAAATCAACCTGATGCAAATTGTCAGGCTGACCGAGGGCCCGGAATTCACGGAAGGCTGCGTGCTGGGACTCAAGGTTTGCAGCGACAAAACCGCCTGCCCGATGCATACGAAATGGTGGCCGATCAAGCAGGAGATCGTGAAGCTGCTGCAAAATCAGACGCTGGAAATGCTTGCCGAGATGGTGGCAAGCGGTAAATATCAACTCACGGATTTCCCCGGGGCGGTTTTGGGAGACCTGAAGCTCCCCACGTAG
- a CDS encoding DsbA family protein produces MNEKTLWYIADPMCSWCWGFSPVIEAIRCEYGVRLKMELLLGGLRPGTKEPMPSTQREAILRHWQAVHRLTGQPFRFEGAMPSGFIYDTEPASRGVVAASIINSDTVFPFFKAVQSAFYIEQQDVTTAVVLTRLAADTGLDAHHFLQVFESDIARSQTLGHFQEARQWGVHGFPAVIMQDATGCRVLTGGYRPLEELRLKLDNWLKG; encoded by the coding sequence ATGAATGAAAAAACCCTGTGGTATATCGCTGACCCGATGTGTTCATGGTGCTGGGGTTTCTCGCCTGTGATCGAGGCAATTCGTTGCGAGTATGGGGTTCGTCTGAAAATGGAATTGTTGCTTGGGGGCTTGCGGCCGGGCACGAAAGAGCCCATGCCTTCCACGCAACGCGAGGCAATATTGCGCCATTGGCAAGCGGTGCATCGTCTGACGGGACAGCCATTTCGCTTCGAAGGCGCAATGCCGTCAGGATTCATCTACGATACCGAACCTGCCAGCCGTGGTGTAGTCGCGGCGTCCATCATCAATTCCGACACGGTTTTTCCATTTTTCAAGGCGGTGCAATCCGCTTTTTATATTGAACAGCAGGATGTAACCACTGCTGTTGTGCTGACGCGGTTAGCCGCGGACACTGGATTGGACGCGCACCACTTTTTGCAAGTGTTTGAATCCGATATTGCAAGGAGCCAAACCCTTGGCCATTTTCAAGAAGCGCGTCAATGGGGCGTGCACGGCTTCCCTGCGGTGATCATGCAGGATGCAACGGGCTGCCGCGTACTCACCGGCGGCTATCGTCCGTTGGAAGAATTGCGCCTGAAGCTGGATAATTGGTTGAAGGGGTAG
- a CDS encoding transcriptional regulator FNR, protein MPERALKMLPLTAEPAGVPIDCRNCGAYQLCMSLWLKTGDASLLERVVKKKQVFKRGEVLYRMGQSLEYIYVIRGGSVKTCVSTEDGQVQVMGFHIAGELLGLNAIGNRQHNCEARATGVTSVCEVSVDRFEELAREDPAIQYEIFKIMSAEIRHSQELLLLLGKHNADERLAAFLLNLSQQFAQRHCSATEFNLSMSRSDIGDYLGIAEETVCRIFARFQDDGLVSSECRHIKLNDVERLQQIACHRPSRDLRNIVGSDLKA, encoded by the coding sequence ATGCCAGAGCGCGCGCTAAAAATGCTACCCCTCACCGCAGAACCCGCAGGTGTGCCGATCGATTGCAGGAATTGCGGCGCTTATCAATTATGCATGTCCTTATGGCTGAAAACTGGCGATGCTTCGTTACTCGAGCGAGTCGTCAAAAAGAAGCAGGTATTTAAACGCGGCGAGGTTCTATATCGCATGGGGCAATCTCTTGAGTATATCTACGTCATTCGCGGCGGGTCGGTAAAAACCTGTGTCAGTACTGAAGACGGGCAGGTTCAAGTGATGGGTTTTCACATAGCGGGAGAATTGCTGGGCCTGAACGCCATCGGAAATCGGCAACACAACTGCGAGGCTCGGGCAACGGGAGTCACTTCCGTCTGCGAAGTTTCGGTAGATCGTTTCGAGGAATTGGCCAGGGAAGATCCTGCCATCCAGTACGAAATTTTCAAGATCATGAGCGCGGAAATCCGTCACAGCCAGGAATTACTGCTGCTGCTTGGCAAGCACAACGCCGATGAGCGTCTTGCCGCTTTTTTACTCAACCTGTCGCAGCAATTCGCGCAGCGCCATTGTTCAGCTACCGAATTTAACCTGAGCATGTCCCGCAGTGATATTGGCGATTACCTGGGAATCGCGGAGGAGACCGTGTGCCGCATATTTGCACGGTTTCAGGATGACGGGCTCGTTAGCAGCGAGTGCCGGCATATCAAGCTAAACGATGTGGAGCGTTTGCAGCAGATCGCCTGTCATAGGCCTTCCAGGGATTTGCGGAACATCGTGGGTTCCGATCTCAAGGCCTGA
- a CDS encoding ComEA family DNA-binding protein yields MKKLLITLVTMLAFTGAAHAVVNINTATQAELQTLPGISSARAKAIIEYRTKAGAFRATDDLIKVDDTIDMRDLRKDVTITGPTLIRPVAK; encoded by the coding sequence GTGAAAAAATTGCTTATTACCCTTGTCACAATGTTGGCGTTTACCGGTGCTGCTCACGCAGTCGTTAATATCAATACCGCTACCCAGGCCGAGCTTCAGACTCTTCCAGGCATCTCTTCCGCCAGAGCCAAGGCGATCATTGAATATCGCACAAAAGCGGGTGCGTTCAGGGCGACGGACGATTTGATAAAGGTGGATGACACAATCGATATGCGAGACCTACGCAAGGATGTTACGATCACCGGTCCCACCCTGATTCGACCAGTAGCCAAGTAA